The DNA sequence CCGTCATTGAAAGTATACAAAAAATGCAGGCAGCTCCCTCATGAAATTTTTCGTGGTTGAATTAATAGGTGAAAATATGGATTTAATTGTTTAAGGGTATTTCGGTAAAATTAAGGAGGTAtacttagctttttaagtatttaagaaaatgaattagagatttaatatcaaatttagagatccaactagaaccactctTGTTAAAACTAACAATTAGCAATATAACTCATTTCAGTAAAGTCACACTAAACATGCCTATGAAGTGAGTATGAACCTTAAGTTCACAATCACCTCCACTCTCATTGGTGGGTAGCAAACAAAATTGAGCGCATGGCTCTATTTTTGTTGAACCCTTTGACACCAAACTCTACGCTTTCTTTTAGGGTCTTGGAGAGGATAGTTGTTCGTGGTAGGTATTATTGGTTTtcttttagggttttattttttggtttagTTCTTTGGCTTAgtctaataagtccctactctatCGAGCTAGGGTTTCGGAGTCTTAGTATGGTGGTTGTATCGTGTCATTCCCGGGAATTCAATTTACCTTTTTGTGGTCAAAGTAATGGGGAGAAGCTCTTGCACATGGTCTGGCGGTTTTGGGTCATGGTGTTGAAGGGAGTATCTTTCCTCTTGAGGTTGGCTGTGAGGATGTATTTTGTCTCCTGGGTTAGTATGGATGAAGTGCTGTTGATATGGCGTTATGTCCGGGGACTACATGTTTTATTCTCGgtgttttcttgttgtcaatgtGGTAGTGACTTgctcttgcacgtggtctggttgGATTGGGACACGGTGTTGATGAAGGGGAAGTGGCTGTGTGTAATGTTGGCTGTAGGGATTTATCGTGACTCTCGGAAGTTGTCTTATGGTGTAGCCCGAGTTGAGGGGCGATGggtttggttaggggttgagcccttttggctcatggatgtcatcggggatgacggacccgtaactgaggtgtttttagggaggagagtggggaacttttgtccaccaccggtcattcccgtTTTATGTAATCGTATTATTCTGGAATAAAATGTTtctttcattctcaaaaaaaaaaactctaggctTTCATTTCTAATAGTAGAGATACACGTCTTTATGTTGAACATAACTACAAGACCGATCGCATGCCAAAGCCCAAGCCCACCAATTACATTTCCGTACCAGAGGATCCGATTGTGAGTCACTGTATCTAGCGAGCTGTGaactagaaaagaagaagaagaagaagaaaaattgcatAGCACATAAGTATGGCGCACATGTTTTGCTGACTTTTCTCTCCCTTCCGACTCTGCCCAAATCTCTCTCTCGATTCAACTTCCGCAccaaattctagggtttttaCCCATTCCGCCAACGATTCAGGTACCAAAGAATTAATCTtgcaaacttttcaatttcaatttccagATCACTGCTCTTATTCCTCAATTTTTCTGCTTTATGAGATTTGTTTGATTGCCCTTTTTGGCTTCTGCCCATTtcaatttgggggttttggATTTCTCTCCTATCCCTCTTGAACAGATTTGCTGGTAATAATAATCGGGTTATGTTTGATGTAgctctctttgtttttgttggtaTTTAAAATGAGCTATGTTTTGCGGTTGTGATGATAGTGTTGAATATTGCCGAGTGTTTAAGGCTGCAATTCCTTTCATGGTGTTCTGCTTTCCTGTATGGTTCAGTAAGAAATTTTCGATTTTGGCTGAATGGAGTGATTATGTACCAATTCTGAGTATCACATATGACCGTGGTTTGAAATCGTGCTATGTACTTCTTGAGTTGACTACAAGGTTTCTCTTTAGGGCCACCTGATTTATGGAACTGTTTTGGGTATTTTGAATGTAGTTCAGCCATGAGTTTCGAAGGAAAATGCTTTGCTGGGTTGCACGGCTTCATGTCCAATGTCAGTGTCTAGGGTGTTGGATGTTTATGTTGTTAGATAAAAGCTACATTTGGACTGATTTTGAATTGTATGATTAATAGCTCATCTGTCCTTTGCTCACTCTAGAGCATGTTTATGTCAGGTTTTGCTAGAAGTTTGACGTGTATGATTTTCTCGTTTTTGAAATCTGTTCTTTTTATTCTCTCAGGGTTCTTTTATCAGTGTACTGCTTTAGTCCCTCCAATGAAGTAACTGTAGCCGGGGCGGATCATTTATTTATCAGTATTTGTTTGTGGGCAGAAAATGACATGTGATGAGGTTCTGAAGGCTGTTTTTCCTTATCTGGAGGGTGTGGATCTTGCATCATGTATGGGAGTGTGTATGCAGTGGAGAAACATTGCCCGAGATGATTTCTTTTGGAAATGCTTGTGTGCTAAGAGATGGCCTTCTATCTGCAAGCAACCTAACCCCCCAACTGTAACTTACTACAAGCTCTATCAAACCTTTAATAAGCGCAAGCAACATCGAACTCTTCTTCCCCCTAGACTGTCCTTTGATGACTTGGAGTTTTTCATTGATATCTGCACTGAAGATGGATTTATCTTTTCAGAAGTGGTTCCAGGACCTATCCTACAGAATGGTATTAAAATCCCACCACCAGGAGCATGTGACATGCTTAAGTTTCACCTGGAGGGTCCAGAGTACAGGATGAAACTCCCTGTTGACCCAAGATTTACTGTTCCTCTGAGCCAGACGGTGAGTGTTTCAGTCCTTGTGGGGCGCAAGGATTCTAATAGGGTTGCTTGTATCATCAATAAATCTATGTTTGATTACATTGATCGAACAGCATACCGAGCGATGGCAAATGACTACCTTGACTTCTCTCCTGTCTACCCCTTTGTTTCGGGTATCCGGGCATGGATCTCGTTGCTTTTCATGGAAGAAGGAAATGAAGGTGCTATTGATGTTTTTGGGATTGAAATGGATTTCTGTGATGCAGCCAACTCCAAGGAAGAGGTTTTGTGGCTTTTAGATATGCTTGATTGGAAGTGAAGGCTTGACTTGTAAGTCCATGCAAACATCAAAAGAGCCCGATGTATATTTGGATGTAACAATGATGATATGCTCTTCTTTGTGCTGTCAAATGCTCTGAGGCTGCCTATGGAGAACAGTGCAACTCTCCCATTTCTGGTTCAAATACTTTTCTGACTATGTTTTTGTGTTCTTTCATGCTCAACTGTACATGCTTTATTTATTCATTGCTTCGAATAATTATGAACCTTTTGAATTGTATGGAATTGTACTCGTTCGGTGTTGATTCACCTGAAATGGGAAAATCCGTGAATTTGTCTTATGAACAAAGAGGGGAGCATTAAGTTTTGAACTGCAATCTCGCATGCCATTTAGGTGCCTCTTTATTTGCTAAACAGGTGGAGTAATATGAAGTTTCTTTTGAATTGCTATTGTAACGGTAGCCGACTTCCTTGCCTGCACTGCTATCTTGCTTTGTTATTCGAACACTGGATATATGAAGGAAGTGCTTGTATTTGAGGTACCACTGTACCAAAGCATTATTGTTCTTCTTTTGTACCCAGATTACTCGGTCAGAACTGTTGTACTGTCTTCATACCCTGTGAAAGACTGAAAGATGCTATCTGGGTACAGAAGATGGTTCTTTTGAGGAATTGTATAAAGAGGAAGAAGCATTCTTGCGTTGCACATGTTCTTTAACATCAAATTCTGGAAACCTTGCTAGAATCGATTCTAGTAGTATTTACGCATTCCTGTAGATTAAGTGCTCGGAAGTGATCAATTATTTTTCTCTTAAACAAAACATGAATCATGAATGAATAACTACATTATTACTGACAATCCGAATTACATGAAGCTTGTAGCGAAATAAGTAAATGTTGCAAGAAGGTACAAATCAGATAACTAAGAAAGAATTCGCAAACATTTCAGCCTATAAAATTGCCGTGTCCCTCGTAGGTTTGACCGAATTGCCAATTCGCTGGTGCAACATTATCTAACCAAAGCACTTCCCCATCTCCAGCAGTGACCCGGAATGATAAGCTTTGCCCTACTAATTTGATTCCGGTCTGCCAAACTTGGCCCCAATTGCGCGTCATTGAAATCCAACCGGAGTTGGACCCCTTAATTGCGACGTGGTTAACAAGACCAGCACCAGCAACATTATAAACCACAACAGAAGTCCAGTAGGGGTTTCCCTTAACCTCAAACTTAATCCCTCCATTTCTGTCACATGGGGTTCGGCGATATATAACTGGAATGATACCGGCTTTGTATTCTGCAAGTTTTGTGAACATAGCCATGGACAAGTCAAAGTGTTTGCGAGGTGGGTTGCACCAATGATCAGGAGCTGGAACCCAATTTGGTGGACAGAAATTTGTTGCAGTGACTTTGATAACTGCGTTAGGTTTGCACCACTGTGGATCGTTGACACACATGATCTCAAAACAAGCACCACAAGAATGTCCATCGTTAAATAGTTGCGTGCTTAGAGCTGCCGTCTCCAAACCATAACCTTGTTGGAAGAGATTACCATATCCACAAGCCCCCTCTGTTAAAGAAAATAATGGAACAAAAATCACAAAGTTAGATGTGAGTCATGTGACTATATCTAATCGACAACAAAAAGGCGATTGCAATCAACAAGTTAAAATTGTTATGTGGCGGCTGAGCATATCATTCTTGATATAATATGTATGTCGATTTTGCTGTTATGAGAAATTCTTCACTTACGCATAGTTTCTCCTCCCTGCATGTCGCCGTAAAAGGTTGCGCTTGCATGTTGCCAATCACGGCCCATGGCCTGAACAGAAAGAGTGATGAACAGTACAAATCTAAACAAGCTCTGAAATTTGGACATGGCTGATATCTCTGATAATGAGAGTATTGCAGGCTAATGCAACCTGAATATGATGTTAATATATAGGTCTAAAATGAGATTAtaacaaaggaaagaaaatgtGAGAATTGTTAATAGAGTGAAAAGAGGAAGAGAGTGAGAATGTAAATTAGGTAGCTTCCATAATCGTATTGTTACGTTGCCTGAAACGTATGATAATCTTTGGTAACATTCCTAGTAAGTTTGAAATTTTAATCTTGGAGAAAATCGTGCTTTCTTGGAATGAAATTAtgattttccaagaattttcaGTTTATAAATATTCCTTAACTGAGAATTCTATATGCTAACAAAAAcgaatggacatgcaatagatAGAAAAGTAGTAAATTCTGGTGAATCGATCTATTTCAATGAATAGGTATTTACTCGTTTTCAAGAGGAAAgcttaaaaagaaaaaccaaagagATTTATTTGTACTGTATTGACTGAATTGCATCATTGGATTGTTCATGCTTCATACGACATCAATTGTACTATACAATGCTTAATACGACAGTGTACGTTCTAGTATAGAATGTTTCAATTGGTCAATAATGACGCTGTTTAGGCGATTAAATTTTAGATAATTTCATTTAGGCGTTTAGTGatcataaaaatatataaaccttGTGGTACACTATTGAAATGACAATGCATGATAAAGTAGTCTTTATGAAGAATCTAAAAGATAAAGGTAATCATCATTATATTTTAGATTGAGGGCATCCACTATAGGGTAAGTTCATCTCAATAAAACAGGGTTTAGGAATTAAGTTCGATCATCTTGATAAAACATTGATAATGTCCAAGTGTTGGCTTGACTTTGACACTAGAAAGATCGAGTTATAGATGATTTGAAACAAAACTTAATaattgttccaaaaaaaaaaactaataattcAGTAGCAAAATTTGTTATTGGAAGCAAAACATTCTTTATTGTTTAGCAATATTGCAATTACTAGAGCTTTCGAATTCGCAacatacaaataaataaataaaataatagaaaatcaaATAATAGGTATAGAAATTGCCTTTCCCTTCATAGGTTTGACCGAATTGCCAATTTCCTGGTGCAACATTATCAAGCACAACCATCTTCTGATCACTAGTAGTGACTTACAATGATAGGCTTTGCCCTACTAAGTTGGCCGAGGTCTGCCGTCTGCCAAACCTGTCCCCAATTGCAGTCATTGGAACCTAATCGACGGAGTTAGAACCCTTAATTGCAAGGGCCGAAACATCACCTGCACCGCCGACATTGAAAGGAGTTGCAGTAATCCAATTGGGATTTCCCTTGATCTCAAACTTATCCCACCACTTTTAACACAAGGGACTCTGCGAAACTTAACCGGAGTTATACCAGCTTTGTATGGAGCAAGTTTTGTGAACATAGGCATGGACAAgtgcaaaatgttttcttggaGGGGGGGTGGTTGCACCACGGATTAAACTTTGGATCGTAATTTGGCGGACAGAAATTTGTTGCAGTGATTTTGATAGTGCCAGCAGTAGGCATGCACCATTCTGGATCTTGAAGTGTTTTCCACACCTTTCTCATTGATGTATTTCAATCTTATATACATGAATACATGATTGCTGATCAGTTTAGTTCCTGGAGATCAGCCATTACAATGAATACAATTAAAGGATTTCTGATCATTTTAGATCCTAGAGATTTGCAGTTTACGTCCTAAGATCAAGCAATGTACAATCAAGACAATCAGATATCAAGCAATGTAAAATCAATACAGAAAGAGAAATCAAGGTAAATTAGTTTAATTGCTTATCACTCGAAACATGCTCCACAAGTTGATCCATTTTTATACAGTTGTGTGCTTAGAGCTGCTGTCTCCAAGCCGTGCCTTGTTTGAAGATATCGATCCGATCACCATATCCACAAGCCCCCTCTGTTAAAACGATCAAAGAAAGTGGTTGGATATTTGATGTCCTAATTGTAGCTAATCGAAAACGAGAGGTCGCAAAAGTATAGCGAACGTGTATTTTGTTAATCGTAAAACAACTATGGCAACAAAGATTGCAAGATGATGTATAAACTGAGAGTAAGAATAACATcttcaaccaaaactatatgGTGTCTACAAAGTGTTTACTTACTCAAGGTTTCTCTGCCACTCATGTCTCCAAAAAAGGTTGCATGTCCATCCTCCCAAGCAACGCCATCTTTTTCACCAACAGGGAGGTTCTCGGCAATGGCTTGCACCAAAATAGTGCTGACGAACAACACTGCAAACGTGAATAAGTTCTGAAACTTAGCCATGGTGACTGTGATAGAAACTGGAATGCTAGGCAAGTTTGTACAAACCTTATAGTAATCGAGTCAATTAATTGAAAATTGAGAGGGATTTATAGATCGAGGGACAGAAATCTTATCTATATAATCGCCTTGATCAGTTGGGTGAAGGTATCCTATTGAATTGATCAGAGATTATTGGTTTTGGGTGAAGAATTCCTCAATTCTTGATGGAGTAAATTACAAAaaccttccttcttctttttttttttttttgaaattgaatttttatACTGGAGTAGATTGGTTTGGAAGTGGTGAAGAATCCTTCAATTCTTGCTGGAGTAAATTACAaaatctttctgttttttttctttgacagTGGATTTCATTAAACTAGCTAGCGATTTCATTGCTCAACAGTCAAGAGGGCATCCCCTATAAATAGTTAAATACGGGAGCATACAAAAACCAAGACTCACACCAGCGTAacaacttttcaaaaaaaaaaaaaaaacatgagtaaCAATGAGCTGAGGGTAGCACCCTGACAGATACCTAACCTCCTCCAACAAGGCACCCAATTCACTGACAAAAACCTTTGCTGGATTACTTACAAAGATCTTCCAATTAATTAATATTGAATAgaatttattgattttgatgcgTGAAAGCACACCTAAGAAATTCTTGGTGAAATGttggatttttttattttctatgtaATATATACAAAATCTGTTCAAATCCATTAACATTCACTGTTAATTAGAATAAATCTTTCAAATTAAATAACTAATGAATACCAAGAGGTCGATCTTAGTAGATTTTTTGAAAGTCTTGATTGAGTGCAACTAGATTTATCGTAAATCGTCTGAAATTTATATTCAATACCTCTTAAGGCTCTAAACGACTAAACTTATAAACTTCAAATCAATATTATAGAATCCCATTACATGAAAAGATATAAAAGAATTTGCGAGAAATGAAATGTGACATGCGGTCTTATGCTGACAACTTATCAAGTCAACTCAGACCAATAAATTGGAAAATTGTCAACGTAGGCCATTATGTCATAGTTTATGTCCCAACCTTGAGGTCTTATGTCATAGTTTATTCTAGGTTCTATGCATCAAAGCCGGCCATTATGTATTTATATGCACATTAGGAGAGGCGAGATAGATATGGCTAacatctttctttgtttttggattaTATAGTTATATTAAGTCCTAACCTCTGTAGCTTTCTTCACTATATAAACTAAAATTTCAAACTCTATCTGTTCGAGCTTTTTCTCAAGGATTGATATTGAGGAGCTACAGAGTAAAAGTCTAGATGAGTTCTATACTTCTATTTGAAAGGTATTCAGTGCATATTGAAATGGTTTTGATTTGTAGGATTAATGATAAGTATTGGCTCGGTGGCTCCTGGTTTGAAATTAACTTGATTGTTCTGTACATACACGGGTAATATCTTGCTTAACGCAGTacagttaaataattaatatTAGGAAAGATTTGAAGTAAGATGCATTGTTCTTGTCTGGTAATTACTCGAATACATATTCTCTGATATTTTTGTATTCTCATGGTGGTAGATGTTTCTAACTTCAATCAAAACCTGAAATCGATATCAGTAATCTTGAGATACGCATGCATTAGAAAGGAAGACATGTCTTCATTTTTTAGCATAGCACGATTACATTCAAGAACTTTTTCAAATTTGCACCGTAAAATAAAAGTGCAAATCAATTAACCATGCAACAACACGAGATTAAACAAACGTTTAATATATCTCGATGTATGTCTAAAAATTGCTTTTCCCTTCATAGGTTTGACCAAATTGCCAATTTCCTGGTGCAATATTATCAAGCTCAATCGTCTTCCCATCACTAGTAGTGACTTGAAACGATAAGCCTTGTCCGACTAAGTTAACTCCGATCTGCCACACTTGTCCCCAGTTGCGTTGCATTTGAAGCCAATCGGAATTAGACCCTTTAATCTTCACGGCCGTAACATCACCGGCACCACCAACATTCAAGATGGTTGCAGTAATCCAGTAGGGGTTTCCTTTAAGCTCAAACCTAACCCCTCCTGTCTTAGCACAAGGGACTCTACGAAACTTTACTGGAATTATCCCAGCTTTGGTGATAGCAATTTTTACGAACATGGGCATGGCCAAGTCAAAGTGTTTTCTTGGGGGGTTGCACCAGGGATAAAAATGTGGATCATAATTTGGTGGACAAAAGTTTGTCGCAGTGATTTTGATGGTACCAGCATTTGGTATGCACCATTGTGGATCATTGACACACATGATCTCAAAACAAGCACCACAAGTTAGTCCATTGTTAAACAGTGCTGTGCTTAGAGCTGCTGTCTCGAGGCCATAGCCTTGTTGGAAGAGATCACCATATCCACAAGCCCCCTCtattaaaacaaacaaagaagaatATAAGAGAAAGCAATTAGGACTTCATGACATATtaatctaataaaaaaaaacttaaccaAAAGGTGTGCTCCTCCACTCGGACAATCtcttaaaaactaaaaaaatcatGACTCGATCATACACCTCCCTCTCACAATATGCATGTGGAATTGTGGATTCCGCCTTATTGTGAGAAGTAACGAGTGCATACAAA is a window from the Rosa chinensis cultivar Old Blush chromosome 2, RchiOBHm-V2, whole genome shotgun sequence genome containing:
- the LOC112189457 gene encoding expansin-A23; translated protein: MGDDAWEDGAATFYGDMSGGETMQGACGYGDLFQQGYGLETAALSTALFNNGLTCGACFEIMCVNDPQWCIPNAGTIKITATNFCPPNYDPHFYPWCNPPRKHFDLAMPMFVKIAITKAGIIPVKFRRVPCAKTGGVRFELKGNPYWITATILNVGGAGDVTAVKIKGSNSDWLQMQRNWGQVWQIGVNLVGQGLSFQVTTSDGKTIELDNIAPGNWQFGQTYEGKSNF
- the LOC112188818 gene encoding expansin-A22, translating into MSKFQSLFRFVLFITLSVQAMGRDWQHASATFYGDMQGGETMQGACGYGNLFQQGYGLETAALSTQLFNDGHSCGACFEIMCVNDPQWCKPNAVIKVTATNFCPPNWVPAPDHWCNPPRKHFDLSMAMFTKLAEYKAGIIPVIYRRTPCDRNGGIKFEVKGNPYWTSVVVYNVAGAGLVNHVAIKGSNSGWISMTRNWGQVWQTGIKLVGQSLSFRVTAGDGEVLWLDNVAPANWQFGQTYEGHGNFIG
- the LOC112188817 gene encoding F-box protein At5g39250; this translates as MTCDEVLKAVFPYLEGVDLASCMGVCMQWRNIARDDFFWKCLCAKRWPSICKQPNPPTVTYYKLYQTFNKRKQHRTLLPPRLSFDDLEFFIDICTEDGFIFSEVVPGPILQNGIKIPPPGACDMLKFHLEGPEYRMKLPVDPRFTVPLSQTVSVSVLVGRKDSNRVACIINKSMFDYIDRTAYRAMANDYLDFSPVYPFVSGIRAWISLLFMEEGNEGAIDVFGIEMDFCDAANSKEEVLWLLDMLDWK